In a single window of the Biomphalaria glabrata chromosome 5, xgBioGlab47.1, whole genome shotgun sequence genome:
- the LOC129926173 gene encoding uncharacterized protein LOC129926173 codes for MTLTLHGVFFSFTLISLLLQVLGQTTVTPRTTKLTTKVPSTTTTSTTEAPATTTTSKPEVPATTTTSKPEVPATTTTSKPEVPATTTTSKPEVPATTTTSKPEVPATTTTSKPEVPATTTTSKPEVPATTTTSKPEVPATTTTSKPEVPATTTTSKPEVPATTTTSKPEVPATTTTSKPEVPATTTTSKPEVPATTTTSKPEVPATTTTSKPEVPATTTTSKPEVPATTTTSKPEVPATTTTSKPEVPDTTTTSKPEVPATTTTSKPEVPATTTTSKPEVPATTTTSKPEVPATTTTSKPEVPATNTTSKPEVPATNTTSKPEVPATTTTSKPEVPATTTTSKPEVPATTTTSTPEVPATTTTSKPEVPATTTITSSKETTSIISLQKSTYSSSQTPTTTEATTMITITNTNYHIGNILETTTKCRGMMLKALPILVTLNLVILNVI; via the exons ATGACCTTGACACTTCATGGTGTGTTTTTTTCCTTCACGTTGATCTCACTTCTGCTTCAAGTATTGGGACAAACTA CTGTCACACCAAGAACTACAAAGTTAACAACAAAGGTACCATCCACAACTACCACTTCTACAACTGAGGCACCAGCCACAACTACCACGTCTAAACCTGAAGTACCAGCCACAACTACCACTTCTAAACCTGAAGTACCAGCCACAACCACCACTTCTAAACCTGAAGTACCAGCCACAACTACCACTTCTAAACCTGAAGTACCAGCCACAACTACCACTTCTAAACCTGAAGTACCAGCCACAACTACCACTTCTAAACCTGAAGTACCAGCCACAACTACCACTTCTAAACCTGAAGTACCAGCCACAACCACCACTTCTAAACCTGAAGTACCAGCCACAACTACCACTTCTAAACCTGAAGTACCAGCCACAACCACCACTTCTAAACCTGAAGTACCAGCCACAACTACCACTTCTAAACCTGAAGTACCAGCCACAACTACCACGTCTAAACCTGAAGTACCAGCCACAACTACCACGTCTAAACCTGAAGTACCAGCCACAACTACCACTTCTAAACCTGAAGTACCAGCCACAACTACCACGTCTAAACCTGAAGTACCAGCCACAACTACCACTTCTAAACCTGAAGTACCAGCCACAACTACCACTTCTAAACCTGAAGTACCAGCCACAACTACCACTTCTAAACCTGAAGTACCAGACACAACTACCACTTCTAAACCTGAAGTACCAGCCACAACTACCACTTCTAAACCTGAAGTACCAGCCACAACTACCACGTCTAAACCTGAAGTACCAGCCACAACTACCACTTCTAAACCTGAAGTACCAGCCACAACTACCACGTCTAAACCTGAAGTACCAGCCACAAATACCACGTCTAAACCTGAAGTACCAGCCACAAATACCACTTCTAAACCTGAAGTACCAGCCACAACTACCACTTCTAAACCTGAAGTACCAGCCACAACTACCACTTCTAAACCTGAAGTACCAGCCACAACTACCACTTCTACACCTGAAGTACCAGCCACAACTACCACTTCTAAACCTGAAGTACCAGCCACAACTACCATCACTTCTTCTAAAGAAACGACATCAATAATAAGTTTACAAAAGTCGACCTACTCCTCAAGCCAGACACCAACAACTACTGAAGCTACTACTATGATTACTATCACCAATACAAATTATCATATTGGGAATATACTTGAGACCACTACAAAATGTAGAGGTATGATGTTAAAAGCTCTGCCAATTCTTGTAACATTAAATcttgttattttaaatgtaatttaa